The Cetobacterium somerae ATCC BAA-474 region TTGTAAGGTATTAACAATAACAATTATCCAAACACTATATGTAGAGTTTCCAAGCCAATCGTTAGGATCTAAATTAAAATAGATAAAAATATCATTTAATGCTCCATCACTATATTGAAAAATAAAGTACCACATATAACCCATAATTAATCCTGAAATAAGTACAGGCAAATAAATAATTGCTCGAAGTAGATTTCGACCTTTAAATTTCTGATTTAATAAAAGAGCATAGCTTAAACCTAAAATTTGCTGGAGAAGAGTGCTTCCTAAACCATAAATAAGTGTATTTTTAAAAGCAATATAAAAATTTACATCGAGAAATAGTCGTTTATAATTTTCTAAGCCAATATAGTTATAGTTTTGTGAAAATCCATTCCAATTGGTAAAAGATATTCGTATTCCGTGAAGGAAGGGGTAAAAAACAATTCCCATAAAAAGAATCATAGCGGGCCAATACATGTAATTAATTGTTTTTAATTTTTTTAAATCCATAAAAATCTCCTTTTAATTTTTCTTTCTTCATGAAATCGTTTTCATGAATGCTTAAAAAAATATTTTGTACTGATAATGTTTATATAGTCATTTATATCACAATAAGTTTAAATATTCAACAAAAATATTTTTTTAAAAAACTGTTGTTAAAAAAAACCTTGAAAATTCATATATTTTATGAAAAAAATTCATAAAAAAATAAAAAATGTTGAAATATAAAACTTTTAGTATTATAATATAAGCATATAATACAGTAAGTAAACGATTACATTTAAAGGAGGTATTTTCATGGTGAAAATGAAAGATGTTGCAAATCTTGCACAAGTTTCTCAAGCCACTGTATCAAGAGTTATAAATGGGACAAGCTATGTTGAGCCTCATACTAGACAAAAAGTTTTGGATGTTATTGCAGAACTAGGGTATAAAGGGAATAATGCTGCTAAATCTCTATCTAGTAAAAAAAGTTCTTTAATCATAGTTATTCTACCAGATATTGTAAATCCATATTTTTCTGAGATTTTAAGTGTTATTGAAGACGAAGCATATCAAAGCGGATATGAAATTATATTTATGAATAGTCAAGGAAATGAACATAAAGAAAAAAAGTTAATTGAAAATACTTTAAAATATAATCCAGCAGGAGTACTTATATCGCCGTTAAATGCTCACGCTAGTTATTTAAGTAAATTTTCAGAGAATGGAATTCCAGTAGTAACAATAACAACACTTTCTGAAAAATTTTCAGGAGTTTCGGTAGATCATAAAATAGGAGGAGAACTTTTAGCTAAACATTTTGCTAGCTTAGGGCATATTAAAATTGGTTATATTGGAAATAAAGATGAAAAATTTCTTGGATTTCAAGAATGTTTAAAAAATTTAAATATTCCTTTAAAAAATGAGAATTGTATAGACTTTTATAATTACTCCTCTGGAAATTTAAAAGACCTTGTATTTAAATCTTTAGAGAATTATTTAAAAATTCATAAAGAATTTGATTTCACAAGTATATTTACAGGAAATGACATTGTGGCAATGGAAGTTTTAAACTTTTTTAGAGAAAAGAATATAAAAGTCCCAGATGATATAGCAGTTGCTGGATTTGATAATATAACATTTACAAATTATTTATCTATTACAACAGTTGCTCAACCTGTTAGAGAGATTGCTTTTTTAGCTTTTGAAAGGTTAGTTGAAGAAATAAAAACTGGAAGTAGAGATATAAAACATTTAAAAATACTTCCAAGATTAATTCCAAGAGACACAACGGTAAAAAAAATAGTATAAAGGTTAAAGATAAGATAGTTCTTATCTTTCTATTTTCTAACTTATGAAAACGTTTACATATATTCATATATTTTCATAAAAATAATACAAAGGGGGAGTAATTATAATGCTAATGGTTTTATCTTTTTTATTTTTTACATTTTTAGTTGGGGTGTTTACATATTTAAAAACAAAAGGTGATAATTTAACTACAAATGAAGGATATTTTTTAGGTGGAAGAAGTTTAACAGGACCTTTTATAGCTGGATCTTTAATGTTAACAAATTTAAGCCCAGCTAATTTCTCAGGAATGAGTGCACAAGCTTATATAAATAATATGTCAGTTATGGGATGGGAAGTTTGTTCTGGAATAACTTTAGTTTTAGTGGCTATGTTTCTGGTGCCAAGATATTTAAAAGGAGGACTTACAACAATTCCAGAATTTTTAGAAGAGCGTTTTGATTCTGGTGTTAAGGAGTTTGTAACTTATTTATTTTTAATAAGTTATATTTTGAGTGCCCTTCCACCAACATTATATGCTGGTGCACTAGTTTTAAGTCAATTATTTAATATTTCAGAACTTTTAGGCATTTCTTATACAGCAAGTATTTGGATAACGGTATGGGCTATTGGAATAATAGGAGCTGTATATGCTATATTTGGTGGACTGAAGGCAGTAGCGTTTTCAGATACTTTAAATGGAATTGGTCTTATTATTGGTGGATTATCAGTTCCATTTTTAGGATTTAGATATGTAGGTAATGGAAATTTTTTTCAAGGAGTTATTAAAGTTATCGAATCTCATCCAGAGAAATTTAATGCAATTGGTTCTAATGGAGATTTATTACCTTTTTCAACTCTATTTACAGGTATGATTTTAGTCAATCTTTATTATTGGGGAACAGATCAAGGAGTTATTCAAAGAGCTTTAGGAGCTAAAAATTTAAAAGAAGGACAAAAAGGAGTTATGATTGCAGGAGTATTTAAGATATTAACACCTTTAATTGTTATTATTCCTGGAATTATTGGTTATCATATATATGGAGATAAAATAAGTGATGCCGATTTAATTTACTCTCACTTAATTAGAGATTTAATGCCTAATTATTTTTTAGGATTCTTTGCTGCTGTTATGTTTGGGGCAGTTTTAAGTAGTTATAATAGTGTTTTAAATAGTGCTTCTACATTATTTTCATTAAATATTTATAAGCCTAAATTTGGAAAGAATAAAAGTGATTTAGAGATAGTTAATAAAGGTAAAGTTTTTGGATTAATTGTTGCTTTTGTATCAATGTTCATAGCACCATTAATTATGAATGCTCCAAATGGTCTTTTTCAATATTTACAAACTGTAAATGGATTTTTTAGTGTTCCTATTTTTACAATTATATTTATTGGATATACAACAAAAAAAGTACCATCTATAGCAGCTAAAATCTCTCTTATTGTATTTGTTTCATTATATGCATTATTACAACTAGTTATAAAACCTAATTTGCATTTTTTACATCAACTAGCTATTTTATTTCTTTTATGTTGTATATTGATGTTAGCAATAGGAAGAAAATTTCCAAGAAAAGAACCATTTATTTTAAAAAATAAAAATGTTGTAGAGCTAACGCCTTGGAAATTTCAATATGAAGTTGCTATTGGAATTGTAGCTTTTATGATTTCTTTTTATTTAATTTTTTCAAAACTTGGAATAGTTACACAAAATTATAGTAATTTAAAAAATTATTTGATAGCTCTTTGGAGTTGTGTGGGAGTTATTATATGCTTT contains the following coding sequences:
- a CDS encoding LacI family DNA-binding transcriptional regulator, translated to MVKMKDVANLAQVSQATVSRVINGTSYVEPHTRQKVLDVIAELGYKGNNAAKSLSSKKSSLIIVILPDIVNPYFSEILSVIEDEAYQSGYEIIFMNSQGNEHKEKKLIENTLKYNPAGVLISPLNAHASYLSKFSENGIPVVTITTLSEKFSGVSVDHKIGGELLAKHFASLGHIKIGYIGNKDEKFLGFQECLKNLNIPLKNENCIDFYNYSSGNLKDLVFKSLENYLKIHKEFDFTSIFTGNDIVAMEVLNFFREKNIKVPDDIAVAGFDNITFTNYLSITTVAQPVREIAFLAFERLVEEIKTGSRDIKHLKILPRLIPRDTTVKKIV
- a CDS encoding solute:sodium symporter family transporter, which translates into the protein MLMVLSFLFFTFLVGVFTYLKTKGDNLTTNEGYFLGGRSLTGPFIAGSLMLTNLSPANFSGMSAQAYINNMSVMGWEVCSGITLVLVAMFLVPRYLKGGLTTIPEFLEERFDSGVKEFVTYLFLISYILSALPPTLYAGALVLSQLFNISELLGISYTASIWITVWAIGIIGAVYAIFGGLKAVAFSDTLNGIGLIIGGLSVPFLGFRYVGNGNFFQGVIKVIESHPEKFNAIGSNGDLLPFSTLFTGMILVNLYYWGTDQGVIQRALGAKNLKEGQKGVMIAGVFKILTPLIVIIPGIIGYHIYGDKISDADLIYSHLIRDLMPNYFLGFFAAVMFGAVLSSYNSVLNSASTLFSLNIYKPKFGKNKSDLEIVNKGKVFGLIVAFVSMFIAPLIMNAPNGLFQYLQTVNGFFSVPIFTIIFIGYTTKKVPSIAAKISLIVFVSLYALLQLVIKPNLHFLHQLAILFLLCCILMLAIGRKFPRKEPFILKNKNVVELTPWKFQYEVAIGIVAFMISFYLIFSKLGIVTQNYSNLKNYLIALWSCVGVIICFVRKERLKKIKIKNIKIIQGEF
- a CDS encoding carbohydrate ABC transporter permease, whose protein sequence is MDLKKLKTINYMYWPAMILFMGIVFYPFLHGIRISFTNWNGFSQNYNYIGLENYKRLFLDVNFYIAFKNTLIYGLGSTLLQQILGLSYALLLNQKFKGRNLLRAIIYLPVLISGLIMGYMWYFIFQYSDGALNDIFIYFNLDPNDWLGNSTYSVWIIVIVNTLQYCGVSMIIYLAGLQSISKSYYEAAMIDGATKIQQFKYVTFPLLKPAIITSFTLNLIGGLKLFDTIKALTNGGPGYASNSLSTLINVSYFRSQMAGYASSMGLVLFIFIVCVTIIIQKKFTVKEGEI